One Nostoc sp. UHCC 0302 DNA window includes the following coding sequences:
- the rnc gene encoding ribonuclease III: MSLAYPRRQRQLESLVQKLGMPPETPIKWQLLDLALTHPTVSESANYEQLEFVGDAVVRLVAAIVLWENYRECPVGDFAAIRSVLVSDRVLAQLAREYGLELYLLVAGSATADKIGQESRLADAFEAVLGALYLSTHNLELIRPWLDPHFLTLATEIRLDPARLNYKAALQEWTQAQFKVLPEYRVVEVSQPHRNQERFVAEVWLHENKLGQGKGRSIKAAEQAAAKVAFLAIPKSNNTELKE, from the coding sequence ATGTCCCTCGCTTATCCACGCCGTCAACGGCAACTCGAAAGTTTAGTACAAAAATTAGGTATGCCACCAGAGACACCGATAAAGTGGCAACTGTTGGACTTGGCGCTGACTCATCCGACTGTTTCTGAGTCGGCAAATTATGAACAGCTGGAGTTTGTTGGTGATGCTGTAGTGCGTCTGGTGGCAGCGATTGTGTTATGGGAAAACTATCGTGAATGCCCAGTAGGGGATTTTGCGGCGATTCGTTCGGTGTTGGTAAGCGATCGCGTTCTTGCCCAACTTGCTAGAGAATACGGTTTGGAATTATACTTACTTGTTGCTGGCAGTGCCACTGCTGATAAAATCGGTCAAGAGTCAAGGCTGGCAGATGCTTTTGAAGCGGTTTTGGGTGCGCTTTACCTAAGTACTCACAATTTGGAACTAATCCGCCCTTGGTTAGATCCCCACTTCTTAACACTAGCGACAGAAATCCGCCTTGATCCAGCCAGACTTAACTACAAAGCGGCTCTACAAGAATGGACTCAGGCACAATTTAAAGTTTTACCAGAGTATCGGGTTGTGGAAGTTAGTCAACCACATCGCAATCAAGAACGTTTCGTTGCGGAAGTTTGGTTGCATGAAAACAAGCTAGGGCAAGGTAAGGGACGCTCTATTAAAGCTGCTGAACAAGCAGCGGCCAAGGTAGCTTTTTTAGCAATACCTAAAAGCAATAATACTGAACTCAAAGAATAG
- the corA gene encoding magnesium/cobalt transporter CorA, with protein sequence MVSKLRRFPKLVNKLYRKEFYHQPGTIPGTIFVNADAPPPVIFLMDYDQTNLTRQQIATPEECIPYLDTESVTWVDVQGLGNQDLLQRVGQVFDLHPLVLEDVVNVPERPKIEDYEDQLLIISRMVVPKEKICGFYSEQVSFILAKHYLLTVQEEPEHDCFEGVRARIDKSKGIIRKQGTDYLTYALLDAIIDGFFPVLELYGERIEELEEEVIVKPTQQTLQHIYQIRRELLQLRRAIWPQRDAINALIRDGSDLIGEEVRIYLRDCYDHTVQVMDMVETYRELASGLMDVYLSAVSNKMNEIMKLLTVVSAIFIPLTFVAGIYGMNFNTEKSPYNMPELNWYWGYPVCIAVMAAIAFGLLFFFWRKGWLQNFVPTKRN encoded by the coding sequence ATGGTCAGCAAACTTCGCCGCTTTCCCAAACTAGTAAATAAGCTATACAGAAAGGAATTCTATCATCAACCAGGGACTATCCCAGGAACTATCTTCGTTAATGCAGATGCTCCACCACCAGTAATTTTTTTGATGGACTATGACCAAACTAACTTGACCCGCCAACAAATAGCAACTCCAGAGGAGTGTATTCCATATCTTGATACAGAATCTGTTACTTGGGTGGATGTACAAGGTTTAGGAAATCAAGACTTGTTACAAAGGGTGGGTCAGGTTTTTGATTTACATCCTCTGGTTTTAGAAGATGTGGTCAATGTCCCAGAGCGGCCAAAAATAGAAGATTATGAAGACCAATTACTGATAATTTCTCGTATGGTAGTACCAAAGGAAAAAATATGTGGTTTTTATAGTGAGCAAGTAAGTTTTATCTTGGCAAAACATTATTTGCTTACAGTTCAAGAGGAGCCAGAACATGATTGTTTTGAAGGAGTTAGAGCGCGAATTGATAAAAGCAAAGGGATCATCCGCAAACAGGGAACTGACTATTTAACTTACGCTCTGTTAGATGCAATTATTGATGGTTTTTTCCCAGTACTGGAGCTTTATGGGGAACGAATTGAAGAGTTGGAAGAAGAAGTAATAGTCAAACCAACCCAGCAAACATTACAACATATTTATCAAATTAGACGAGAATTACTGCAACTACGTCGTGCTATTTGGCCGCAAAGGGATGCAATTAATGCCTTAATTCGAGATGGCAGTGACTTGATTGGCGAAGAAGTACGAATTTACTTGCGAGACTGTTACGACCATACAGTACAAGTGATGGATATGGTGGAAACTTACCGGGAACTGGCTTCTGGATTGATGGATGTGTATCTTTCCGCCGTGAGTAACAAAATGAATGAAATTATGAAGCTGCTAACTGTGGTTTCGGCAATCTTTATTCCACTAACTTTTGTTGCTGGAATATACGGGATGAACTTCAATACGGAAAAATCACCATATAATATGCCTGAATTGAATTGGTATTGGGGCTACCCAGTTTGTATTGCGGTGATGGCAGCGATCGCATTTGGTTTGCTATTCTTTTTTTGGCGAAAAGGCTGGCTACAAAATTTTGTACCGACTAAGCGTAATTAA
- a CDS encoding GNAT family N-acetyltransferase has translation MVEQLKPRYSVVWTNKIAEVSQDSWNALALPLKTPFLEWEWLNNIETSQSATAKTGWLPNHLTLWRDRTLIAAAPLYLKGHSSGEFVFDHQWAELASRIGVEYYPKLLGMTPFTPAEGYRFLIAPGEDEEYITAMMVHEIDTFCSKNRISGCHFLYVDPQWRPVLEKCGFTTWLHHSYVWENAGFKDFDDYLKVFNANQRRNIKRERKAVQEAGLRLQPVTGEEIPKSLFPLMHQFYADTCDKFGWWGSKYLTKRFFEQLQADYRHRVLFFPAYSEQDNSYPLGMSFCLFKGDQLYGRYWGSFQEIDCLHFDACYYAPIEWAIANGITTFDPGAGGRHKKRRGFPAMPNHSLHRFYNNRLGQILTRYITEVNELEQQEIAAINADLPFSKKQG, from the coding sequence ATGGTGGAACAACTTAAGCCTCGCTATTCTGTCGTTTGGACAAACAAAATTGCTGAAGTATCCCAAGATTCTTGGAACGCTTTGGCATTGCCACTCAAAACGCCGTTTTTAGAGTGGGAGTGGCTAAACAATATTGAAACCTCGCAAAGCGCTACAGCTAAAACTGGTTGGTTGCCAAATCACTTGACACTGTGGCGAGACAGAACGTTAATTGCAGCTGCACCGCTATATCTCAAAGGTCATAGTTCTGGCGAATTTGTATTTGATCATCAGTGGGCTGAATTAGCATCTCGCATTGGGGTAGAATATTATCCGAAATTACTGGGCATGACGCCATTTACTCCCGCTGAAGGTTATCGGTTTTTAATTGCGCCAGGAGAAGATGAGGAATATATCACAGCAATGATGGTGCATGAAATTGACACTTTCTGCTCCAAAAATCGGATTTCTGGATGTCATTTTCTTTACGTTGATCCCCAATGGCGTCCTGTTCTGGAAAAGTGCGGCTTTACAACTTGGCTACACCACAGCTATGTCTGGGAAAATGCTGGTTTTAAAGATTTTGATGATTACTTAAAAGTATTCAATGCTAATCAGCGTCGCAATATTAAGCGGGAACGCAAAGCAGTCCAGGAGGCAGGTTTACGATTACAACCTGTGACTGGGGAGGAAATTCCTAAGTCTTTATTTCCTTTAATGCACCAATTCTATGCTGATACTTGTGATAAGTTTGGCTGGTGGGGTAGCAAATATCTGACAAAGCGGTTTTTTGAGCAATTACAAGCTGATTATCGCCATCGCGTGTTGTTTTTCCCTGCATATAGCGAACAAGATAATTCTTATCCGTTAGGGATGTCGTTTTGTTTATTTAAAGGTGATCAACTGTATGGACGCTATTGGGGTAGTTTTCAAGAAATAGATTGTCTGCATTTTGATGCTTGCTATTATGCACCCATTGAGTGGGCGATCGCTAACGGGATCACAACTTTTGACCCTGGTGCTGGTGGACGCCACAAAAAACGGCGCGGTTTTCCTGCTATGCCCAATCACAGCCTACATCGTTTTTATAATAATCGTTTAGGACAAATTTTAACTCGCTATATCACTGAAGTGAACGAATTAGAACAGCAGGAAATTGCAGCGATTAATGCAGATTTACCTTTTAGTAAAAAACAAGGTTGA
- a CDS encoding sensor histidine kinase, which yields MVKSRQSSFRRILVTRILLLFVPVLLVGEIVALNKARSSLLRTARQNLTESAINKGEKITNAIATLKTNLLIASKTTVIQSGSPAQVEQFLTQLAQQLPTQIECIQLTNLLTRNIIGSSCGNKAIGELKLPLPKDGIDIKAISPAKVGISGKKTTPNQLQIVLSAPVYDRWENLVYSLSIKSTLHQQTTNQPGSLTGSMVVIAEDGTILAHPLLDWVGTNIEQHRDASQLKSIIKNAITKQNDSINLHFRQGQELIAGYTAIDNPITKQQQQKWIILAVTSVDNALFGLEEIKLILIVLTVGLIGASLLASVYLAPYLARPVEELRDYALNIHSHHAAQPIPHNFKIREFNQLAQALDQMVERLKAWAEELEIAWKEAKTANQVKSQFLATTSHELRNPLNIIINCVRLVREGLCDNREEEMEFLKRADETAIHLLGIINDLLDISKIEAGKLSVVTTPIDLRQILLEVINIQSVNVQHKGLQLKCELGTELIPVKADAAKLKQVLINVIGNATKFTDAGSITIDTEVQHSAGKSQVVVTVKDTGIGIDPAQQHKLFRPFVMVSGTTTRKFDGTGLGLAISRNLIELMGGRITLESTGLHQGTTVKITLPLIDISLLPVPLEQGLEGIKVPSSGEEGTRASRYPNPTLREPAGSPSVGIYGSSRAGLDGEPQRSQQLLEEETSEISLLPPQTILPSLQKGEAWVNGTSER from the coding sequence ATGGTTAAATCTCGTCAATCATCCTTTCGTCGGATTTTAGTAACAAGAATATTGCTTCTGTTCGTTCCAGTTTTATTAGTAGGAGAGATTGTTGCGCTCAATAAAGCGCGTTCTAGCCTATTGAGAACTGCCCGTCAAAACTTAACAGAAAGCGCCATCAATAAAGGGGAGAAAATTACAAATGCGATCGCAACTTTAAAAACTAACTTGCTGATTGCAAGTAAAACCACAGTTATTCAGTCGGGTTCACCCGCACAAGTGGAACAATTTCTGACTCAGCTAGCACAACAACTGCCAACTCAGATTGAGTGTATTCAATTAACGAATTTACTTACCCGCAATATCATAGGCAGTAGTTGTGGCAATAAAGCAATTGGAGAATTAAAATTACCTTTGCCAAAAGACGGAATTGATATTAAAGCAATATCACCTGCAAAAGTAGGAATAAGTGGTAAAAAAACTACCCCAAATCAACTGCAAATAGTATTGTCTGCTCCAGTCTATGATCGCTGGGAGAATTTAGTTTACAGCTTAAGTATTAAGTCAACATTACACCAGCAAACCACAAATCAGCCTGGATCGCTTACAGGCTCTATGGTAGTAATTGCCGAGGATGGCACGATTTTGGCACACCCATTACTAGACTGGGTGGGGACTAATATCGAACAACACCGAGATGCTTCCCAACTTAAAAGCATTATCAAAAATGCCATTACCAAGCAAAACGATTCCATAAATTTGCATTTTAGACAGGGGCAGGAATTAATAGCTGGCTATACGGCTATTGACAATCCAATTACAAAACAGCAGCAGCAAAAATGGATTATTTTAGCTGTTACTAGTGTGGACAATGCTCTTTTTGGTTTAGAAGAAATAAAACTAATCCTAATCGTTTTAACAGTTGGGTTAATTGGTGCGAGTTTATTAGCCTCGGTGTATCTTGCTCCTTACTTAGCGCGTCCTGTCGAAGAATTGCGAGATTACGCTCTTAATATTCATAGTCACCACGCTGCACAACCAATACCACACAACTTTAAAATCCGCGAGTTCAATCAACTGGCGCAAGCATTAGACCAAATGGTTGAACGGCTGAAAGCTTGGGCAGAAGAACTGGAAATAGCTTGGAAAGAAGCGAAAACCGCTAACCAAGTCAAAAGCCAGTTTTTGGCTACAACTTCCCATGAATTGAGAAATCCATTAAATATTATTATTAACTGTGTTCGCTTGGTAAGAGAAGGCTTATGCGATAACCGGGAAGAAGAAATGGAGTTCCTAAAGCGAGCCGATGAAACAGCGATTCACTTGTTAGGTATTATTAATGATTTACTCGACATTTCCAAAATCGAAGCAGGTAAACTCTCAGTAGTCACAACACCTATCGACTTACGACAAATACTACTAGAGGTAATTAATATACAATCAGTTAATGTTCAACACAAAGGCTTGCAATTGAAATGTGAGCTAGGTACTGAACTGATCCCAGTTAAGGCAGACGCGGCAAAACTGAAGCAGGTATTGATTAACGTCATCGGCAACGCCACAAAGTTCACCGACGCTGGAAGCATCACAATTGATACAGAGGTTCAGCATAGTGCTGGCAAATCTCAAGTAGTAGTCACTGTCAAAGATACAGGTATAGGAATTGATCCTGCCCAACAGCACAAACTATTTCGCCCGTTTGTAATGGTTAGTGGCACAACTACACGCAAGTTTGATGGCACTGGATTGGGACTAGCAATTTCACGCAACCTTATTGAACTTATGGGAGGGCGTATTACTCTTGAGAGTACAGGTCTTCATCAAGGTACGACAGTGAAGATTACATTACCTTTGATTGATATTTCGCTGTTACCTGTTCCTTTGGAACAAGGACTAGAAGGTATTAAAGTCCCTTCCTCTGGAGAAGAAGGAACAAGGGCAAGCCGATACCCTAACCCTACCTTAAGGGAGCCTGCCGGCAGCCCCTCTGTAGGAATTTATGGTTCTTCGAGAGCAGGGCTAGATGGAGAGCCTCAGAGGTCTCAGCAACTGCTTGAAGAGGAGACTTCCGAAATTAGTCTATTACCACCGCAAACTATCCTGCCAAGTCTTCAAAAGGGAGAAGCTTGGGTCAATGGAACTTCCGAGAGATAA
- a CDS encoding sugar transferase, with protein MYQAPLTSIFHSATTQTWEAQSTPHPSVESKFKRCLDITGSLVGLLILTVLFVPIAIAIKIDSPGSIFFTQERYGLHGRIFRIRKFRSMVNDAEKLKSLVSNEADGLIFKNKNDFRVTKVGRFLRSTSLDELPQFWNVLVGEMSLVGTRPPTGDEVMKYTQRHWERLNVKPGLTGEWQVNGRSQVKDFEQIVDLDLQYQRRWHPLYDLFLIAKTFYVIFGRIGAF; from the coding sequence ATGTACCAAGCACCACTAACAAGCATTTTTCATAGTGCCACTACTCAAACATGGGAAGCGCAGTCTACTCCTCATCCCTCGGTAGAGTCTAAATTTAAGCGCTGTTTGGACATTACTGGGAGTTTAGTAGGACTATTGATTCTAACGGTTTTGTTTGTGCCGATCGCGATCGCAATTAAAATCGATAGTCCTGGTTCGATTTTCTTCACCCAGGAACGGTATGGACTCCACGGACGCATCTTTCGGATTCGTAAGTTCCGGTCAATGGTTAATGATGCGGAAAAATTAAAATCTTTAGTGAGTAATGAAGCCGATGGACTCATATTTAAGAACAAAAATGACTTTCGAGTCACAAAGGTAGGGCGCTTTTTGCGAAGCACAAGCTTAGACGAACTACCTCAGTTTTGGAATGTCTTAGTAGGCGAAATGAGTTTAGTAGGAACCCGCCCACCGACTGGCGATGAAGTGATGAAATATACTCAGCGCCACTGGGAACGCTTAAATGTTAAACCAGGTCTAACTGGTGAATGGCAAGTCAACGGTCGTTCACAAGTTAAAGATTTTGAACAAATAGTTGATTTAGACCTACAGTATCAAAGACGTTGGCATCCACTGTACGATCTGTTTTTGATTGCTAAAACCTTCTACGTAATCTTTGGAAGAATTGGAGCTTTTTAA
- the surE gene encoding 5'/3'-nucleotidase SurE, producing MTIILTNDDGIEAPGIQALVKAVNGKSAIIAAPRDHQSGCGHQVTTTRPISLQRRSETEYAIAGTPADCIRIAISQISKDIKYVISGINAGGNLGVDAYISGTVAAVREAAMHGIPGIAISHYRKAKQNFNWDLAAELTSEVLADLLERTLEPGSFWNVNLPHLQPGEPHPEMVFCQPCTRPLPINYRIDGDNFYYVGEYGKRDRTSGSDVDVCFSGNIAVTQLKV from the coding sequence ATGACGATAATCCTAACTAACGACGATGGTATCGAAGCTCCTGGTATCCAAGCTTTGGTAAAAGCTGTTAATGGCAAAAGTGCTATTATCGCTGCTCCTAGAGACCATCAGTCTGGTTGTGGGCATCAAGTTACTACTACTCGTCCGATTAGCCTCCAGCGACGTTCTGAAACCGAGTATGCGATCGCTGGGACTCCTGCCGATTGTATAAGGATTGCCATATCACAAATTAGCAAAGATATCAAATATGTGATATCAGGGATCAACGCTGGGGGAAATTTAGGAGTTGATGCTTACATTTCTGGCACTGTTGCTGCCGTGCGAGAAGCCGCAATGCATGGTATACCGGGAATTGCCATTTCTCACTATCGTAAAGCCAAGCAGAATTTTAATTGGGATTTGGCCGCCGAATTGACATCTGAAGTTCTAGCAGACTTACTTGAGCGTACCTTAGAACCAGGGAGTTTCTGGAATGTGAATTTGCCACATCTACAACCAGGAGAACCCCATCCTGAAATGGTATTTTGCCAACCTTGCACCAGACCTTTGCCTATAAATTATCGCATTGATGGTGATAATTTTTATTATGTAGGGGAATATGGTAAACGCGATCGTACTTCTGGTAGCGATGTGGATGTATGTTTTTCCGGAAATATCGCAGTAACTCAGCTAAAGGTTTAA
- a CDS encoding TPM domain-containing protein, with product MKQLLKQLFNNKKHFIRLILPLVTMIFAVSLFASPALATGVYQIPNLTESNHTWVLDQGEVISRINEGKISTDLENLAKQTGNEVRIVTIRKLDYGETPESFTKELFKKWFPTEEAKANQTLLMIDTLTNGTAIITGSKVKSLLTDSIAESVASETLSTPLRDGNKYNQAFLDASDRLVAVLSGEPDPGPPQIADTVQVEGTFKKAEETDQGNATAWVIGLLIAATIIPMATYYIYQVNQPSSDG from the coding sequence ATGAAACAGCTCCTCAAGCAATTATTTAACAATAAAAAACACTTCATTCGGCTAATTCTACCCTTGGTGACCATGATTTTCGCAGTTTCACTGTTTGCGTCACCGGCTTTAGCCACAGGTGTATATCAAATTCCCAATCTCACAGAAAGCAACCATACTTGGGTCTTAGATCAAGGTGAAGTCATCAGCCGCATCAATGAAGGCAAAATTAGCACTGACTTGGAGAATTTGGCAAAGCAAACTGGAAATGAAGTCAGAATAGTCACCATTCGCAAACTTGACTACGGTGAAACACCAGAAAGTTTTACCAAAGAATTGTTTAAAAAATGGTTTCCTACAGAAGAAGCCAAAGCCAATCAAACTTTATTGATGATTGACACACTCACCAATGGAACTGCCATTATTACCGGGAGTAAAGTGAAATCTTTACTAACGGACTCTATTGCCGAGAGTGTTGCATCTGAAACATTAAGTACACCGTTACGCGACGGTAATAAATATAACCAGGCATTTCTTGATGCTAGCGATCGCTTAGTTGCTGTTCTCTCTGGTGAACCTGATCCCGGCCCACCCCAAATTGCTGATACTGTCCAAGTAGAAGGCACTTTTAAAAAAGCAGAAGAAACTGATCAAGGTAACGCCACTGCTTGGGTAATCGGACTTTTAATTGCCGCCACCATTATCCCGATGGCGACTTACTATATCTACCAGGTGAATCAACCATCATCTGATGGGTAA
- a CDS encoding HupE/UreJ family protein: MMFKIELLESPASKLQHRHIGAIAALIVISLLSSLAGTPKPHLISNCWQGFIWGLADPVISLNCLAGIVTIGLLSAGVVRSASITLGFVLAAVLGIAIHLCHFNFSGVEIAIGISTIASGIMLVIPKQLNFMVLALLSVTAGWFQGYANAESITGAEMIPLIAYILGMTLTQFAVAMSAKEIGSAMLMGETNGILPKIRRFAGFAFCAIGIVFLSNLVI, from the coding sequence ATGATGTTCAAAATTGAATTATTAGAATCTCCTGCCTCCAAGTTACAGCATCGCCATATTGGGGCGATCGCTGCTCTAATTGTAATTAGCCTGCTGAGTTCATTGGCTGGAACGCCAAAGCCTCATCTGATCTCTAACTGCTGGCAAGGCTTTATTTGGGGACTAGCAGATCCAGTTATTAGCTTGAATTGTTTGGCTGGCATCGTTACTATTGGTTTACTCTCGGCTGGTGTTGTGCGTAGTGCTTCAATAACTTTAGGGTTTGTTTTAGCAGCAGTTTTGGGTATAGCAATTCATCTATGCCACTTCAACTTCTCAGGTGTCGAGATAGCAATCGGCATTTCTACTATCGCCTCTGGGATTATGCTGGTGATTCCTAAGCAACTGAACTTTATGGTTCTTGCTTTGCTGAGTGTCACTGCTGGCTGGTTTCAGGGTTACGCTAATGCTGAATCCATTACTGGCGCAGAAATGATACCGCTAATTGCTTACATACTTGGCATGACGTTAACACAGTTTGCAGTCGCCATGAGTGCTAAAGAAATTGGTAGTGCGATGCTCATGGGAGAAACAAACGGAATTTTGCCCAAGATAAGACGATTTGCTGGTTTCGCTTTCTGTGCAATTGGCATTGTATTTTTGAGCAATTTAGTAATCTAG
- a CDS encoding DUF4346 domain-containing protein: MDLMVEDLAAIDDKLSGRHINLDPKGYFIIYLDREAKLIYAKHFTNVIDERGLAVDPETGKVIPARGKVERTHTTVFSGRTAKELCVKIFEETQPCPVTQLDHAAYLGREFVRAEVALVTGQEYVQD, encoded by the coding sequence ATGGATTTGATGGTTGAAGATTTAGCGGCAATTGATGATAAACTTTCTGGGCGTCATATTAACCTTGATCCCAAGGGATATTTCATTATCTACTTGGATCGAGAGGCAAAGTTAATTTATGCCAAGCATTTTACAAATGTGATTGACGAACGTGGTTTAGCTGTCGATCCAGAAACAGGGAAGGTAATTCCTGCAAGGGGAAAGGTGGAACGAACTCACACGACAGTTTTTAGTGGGAGGACAGCGAAAGAACTTTGTGTGAAAATTTTTGAAGAAACTCAGCCCTGTCCAGTAACTCAGTTAGACCATGCTGCCTATTTAGGTCGGGAATTTGTCCGAGCTGAGGTGGCGTTAGTGACAGGGCAAGAGTATGTTCAAGATTAA
- a CDS encoding Gfo/Idh/MocA family oxidoreductase, translated as MANQIKIAVIGVGRWGTHLLRNFLSHPQVSVVAVVDPHPERLAAVKQQFHLEENVVLTTQWQDLKQVLGLSSVIIATPASTHYALIKDSLQQGYHVLAEKPLTLNPVECRELCQLAEQQRLILMVDHTYLFHPAVERGQAVVKAGKLGDLRYGYATRSHLGPVRQDVDALWDLAIHDIAIFNNWLGQLPVKVQATGTVWLQLGVGKRVEEGELEEISPPLKKGLADLIWVTLTYPDGFQAYIHLCWLNADKQRRLGIVGSQGSLIFDEMSPSSPLTLLYGEFEQKGNQFIPVNQKQVTLELETGEPLQRVCDRFVTSILTHTPVAVSSGWVGTELVEILAALTQSLQENGKPIFLKK; from the coding sequence ATGGCTAACCAAATTAAAATCGCTGTCATCGGAGTTGGGCGTTGGGGAACGCATCTGCTAAGGAATTTTCTATCACATCCTCAAGTAAGTGTAGTTGCTGTAGTAGACCCTCATCCAGAAAGATTAGCAGCAGTAAAACAGCAGTTTCATTTAGAAGAGAATGTAGTATTAACAACTCAATGGCAAGATTTGAAGCAAGTTCTAGGCTTGAGTAGCGTAATAATAGCTACTCCAGCCAGTACCCACTATGCCTTAATTAAAGATTCCCTCCAGCAGGGATACCATGTTTTGGCAGAGAAACCCTTAACCCTCAACCCAGTAGAATGCCGTGAACTTTGCCAGTTGGCAGAACAACAGCGCTTGATACTCATGGTTGACCACACTTATTTATTTCACCCAGCAGTTGAGCGAGGGCAAGCTGTAGTTAAAGCGGGTAAATTAGGAGACTTACGCTATGGCTACGCCACACGCAGCCATCTAGGGCCAGTTAGGCAAGATGTTGATGCACTATGGGACTTAGCTATTCACGATATCGCCATTTTTAACAATTGGTTGGGTCAGCTACCCGTAAAAGTACAAGCAACAGGTACGGTCTGGCTACAACTGGGAGTGGGAAAGAGGGTGGAAGAGGGAGAATTAGAAGAAATTTCCCCTCCTCTTAAGAAGGGACTAGCTGATCTAATATGGGTAACACTCACCTATCCAGATGGCTTTCAAGCATATATTCACTTGTGTTGGTTGAATGCAGATAAACAGCGGCGGCTGGGAATAGTCGGCAGTCAAGGCAGCTTAATATTTGATGAAATGTCACCTTCCTCGCCTTTAACGTTGTTATATGGTGAGTTTGAACAAAAAGGAAATCAATTTATACCTGTGAATCAAAAGCAAGTGACGCTGGAACTAGAAACAGGCGAACCATTGCAGCGAGTTTGCGATCGCTTTGTCACTTCTATCCTCACTCATACTCCCGTGGCAGTTTCCTCTGGTTGGGTAGGCACAGAGTTAGTCGAAATTCTCGCTGCTTTAACACAATCACTTCAGGAGAACGGTAAACCTATTTTTCTTAAAAAATAA
- a CDS encoding tetratricopeptide repeat protein, giving the protein MANAKEFFQKGREFDVKGQHQEAIVEYTQAIELDPNYVEAYFYRGNALALKGQPQKGIEDLQKAAAILESRGQSEWAAAMQQPEKIIREGIEEGEF; this is encoded by the coding sequence ATGGCAAATGCTAAAGAATTCTTCCAAAAGGGACGCGAGTTTGATGTAAAAGGTCAGCATCAAGAAGCTATTGTTGAATACACACAAGCAATTGAGCTTGATCCTAATTACGTTGAGGCTTATTTTTATCGAGGTAATGCGTTGGCTTTAAAAGGACAACCACAAAAGGGGATTGAGGATTTGCAGAAAGCTGCTGCGATTTTAGAATCTAGAGGACAATCAGAATGGGCGGCAGCAATGCAGCAACCAGAAAAAATTATTCGGGAAGGTATAGAAGAGGGCGAATTTTGA
- a CDS encoding RibD family protein, producing the protein MLQHRPHTTVVLAMSADGKISDFRREPARFGSRADKAHLEKQIAASDAVLFGAGTLRAYGTTLTVSHSTLLQYQTKGGQPLQPVHIVITHSAKLNPEIKFFQQPVKRWLLTTTAGAVSWQEGSEFEQILVFETPTGKIDVLAALQHLATLHITRLVVLGGGELVASLLELDLIDELWLTVCPLILGGTTAPTPVDGGGFLSYLAPQLQLLEVHTVEQEVFLHYRLQRPTD; encoded by the coding sequence ATGCTGCAACATCGTCCTCATACTACAGTTGTTTTAGCAATGAGTGCAGATGGCAAAATATCAGATTTCAGGCGTGAGCCTGCTCGGTTCGGTTCAAGGGCTGATAAAGCACACTTGGAAAAACAAATTGCTGCTTCTGATGCCGTTTTATTCGGTGCTGGCACTCTTCGCGCCTACGGTACAACACTTACCGTATCACATTCAACTCTGTTGCAATATCAAACAAAAGGAGGGCAGCCTCTCCAGCCAGTTCATATAGTGATTACACACTCTGCAAAACTTAATCCGGAAATTAAGTTTTTTCAGCAGCCAGTCAAACGTTGGTTGCTCACGACAACAGCGGGGGCAGTTTCCTGGCAAGAAGGCTCTGAATTTGAGCAGATTCTGGTTTTTGAAACACCAACAGGAAAAATTGACGTTCTTGCTGCTTTGCAACACCTGGCAACTCTACATATAACACGCTTAGTGGTCTTAGGTGGAGGTGAATTAGTAGCTTCTCTATTGGAATTAGATTTGATTGATGAATTGTGGCTAACTGTGTGTCCGCTAATTTTAGGTGGTACTACCGCACCGACACCCGTAGATGGTGGAGGATTTTTATCCTATTTGGCTCCCCAATTGCAACTTCTAGAAGTTCACACAGTTGAGCAAGAAGTGTTTTTGCATTATCGGCTGCAACGACCCACAGATTAG